TACTCGTTATGAAGCTTGGCGCGCCCTCACCTTAGGTGAAGACAATGATGTTGATACAGTAGGGGCAGATTATTATGTGGTAGCCAAAGACCATAAATCTATGCATAAACATTTGGTAAAAATTGATGCCGTGACGGTTTATGAAGACGATGAGGCTTGGGTGTTAACAACCCCATAAAAAATAACACCCGGTTTCATACTGGGTGTTATTTTGTAGAGACATGCCATGGCATGTCTCTACTGTTTTTATCAACCAGTACTGACTGAACTGGCACCGGTGAAGTTTAACAAATTGTTAATCACATACACAGATACGCCCCAACCAGCCAAAATGATAACTAAACCAATCAAAGCAGCGTAGAGAGTTTTCTTCGCTCCTTCGACTTTTTCTTCATTACCACCGGCTGTCATCCAACGGAAACCACCGACTAAAATTAAAACAACTGCGATTAAGGCAAGAATACCCAAAACCCAGTTAATAACACTAATCACCAAAGCTTCTGGGCTAGCATTGCCTAGAATCATGGCATCAGTGATGCCGGTATTGTCTAACTGATCGACTGTTAACGAGCTAGCGTTGGTGGCCGCAGCAGTTAACATACCCACGGCACCTATTCCAAGATAGGCGAAACGGGTGACTGTACTTTTGAACTTATTCATAGTGTTCTTTAAGTATTAAATTAATTATTAATGGAACTATACATAGATTAAACGATTTTGTAAAGACTAGGTTGACTTCTCGGGAATTGTAATGGTAAAGTACACACCATGAAACGCTTGGCTTTTAGTTTGGAGTTCGATTCAGATAAAACGCTGCAAACCTATACGAAGCTTGGAAATACCGATCCGGTATCCATTGTGTTCACAATTGTAAATACAGCCTTAGTATTTTTAGGTGTAGTAACATTAGTACTTATTATAGTGGCTGGCTTCTTATGGCTAACGGCCGGTGGTAATGAAGAACAAATTAAAAAATCCAAAGACATTATGAAAGGTGCTGTGATTGGTTTGGTGATAGTGTTAGGTTCCTACGGTATTGCTCAATATCTCTTTACCGCCATTCAATTAGCCACTACTAGTTAATTTATGCACATACGTTTACCTCTATTATTATCGTCACTGACCATCATGGTTGGTGTAACATTAAGCTCTATATCAGTAGATGCCGCGAGTATTTCAATCGACCCATTAGGAGGTACTGAGTTTTACGGCAGTCTAAGTGATACTGGTTTAGGTACAGCCGATCCGGTCACGGTAGCGTCACAGATTGTGAATGTGTTCTTACGTTTGTTAGGAGCCATTACCGTTATGTTAATGATTTACGGTGGTTGGACATGGATTTGGGCGCGTGGTAATCAAGAAGAGGTTACCAAAGCCAAAGAAATTATTACCGGTGCTGTAATTGGCCTAGTGATTGTACTGGCATCATTTGGTATTATGCAATATCTGTTTTATTATTTGACCAAAATTACCAATGCGGTTAAGTAGATGGATTTTTTTGGTTTGTTTGCTAGTAGCGCCAGTTTGGGTTAGAGCCGCCGATGCACCCTCTGACACTGAAATTGAAATGAGCGCCGGTTCTACTTCTGCCACAGCTGGTGTACAATTTGATCCGTCAAAAAATATTATTGGTAATCCGGATAATGATCAAAAATTATCAGTTGGATCAGTTTTGAGATTAACTTATTTATCCGGTGCATCAGATCCGTTATCTATTACCATCAATGTAATAAATGTGGCTTTAAGTTTTTTAGGATTAACATCATTAATAATGATGTTATATGCAGGATTAAAGTGGTTTTTTGCTCGGGAAAATGAGGAAGAAGCCACCAAGGCCAAAGAGATTATTATTGGTGCCGTGATCGGCTTGGTCATTACACTGGGGTCGTACGGTATTGTACAACTATTATTTAGTCAATTTACAATTGCTACAGCATTTATCAAATCGATCATTCCGATAGCTTATGCTGATAGCGGAGTGACAATAGAACCAGCGACATTGCCATTTGATCCAAGTAAGGCCTCTGGTGGCTATGTGGCCGTAACTAGGGCAAGCTTAGTGCCAATTACAGGCATTAATTTAGGAAAAACTGATCCTTTATCTGTAACCATTAATGTGGTTAATATTTTACTATCATTATTAGCCACTGCCTTTTTGGGTTTGATGTTGTATACTGGTGGTGTGTGGGTTTGGGCACGAGGTAACGAAGAAATAATCTTGCGGGCGCGGGATACATTGTTTCGGGCTGTGCTCGGGTTAGTTATTGTGCTCGGAGCATACGGCATTGCTGAATTAGTGTTTACTTTAATTAGTCAGCAAACAACCTAATTTATTATGATGCGAAGAATAATATTAAGTGGTTTTATCCTATTAGTTAGTGCCCAACAGACACTGGCAGTTGGTTTTCTGCCAACCAATGATGATACTGGGTTGCTAAACACAACAGCTTCAAACTCATTAGCCTTAGGGAAAGCTCAACCAACCACAGTGGCGTTAAATCTAATAAATGCCGGACTGTCATTGTTGGCGGCGGTGTGCGTGGGGTTATTAATTTATGCTGGGTTCTTATGGGTGTGGGCCAGGGGAAATACAGAAGAAGTAAAAAAAGCCAAAGATATTCTCACTGGTACAGTACTTGGTTTAATTGTAATATTGGCGTCATTGGGAATAACTCGATTTGTGTTTACGACAGTAGGAAACATTACCGGCGCAACCATCGTTAATAACGCATCTGAATAAGATACATATATGATAAAAAAAATATCCTCAATCTTAATAACTAGTTCATTAATCGCATTGCCGTTGTTATCACTGGCTGAATATACTCCACAAGCCGTGGTGTTCGATCCAAACTCAAATGTGGAAAGAAACACTGGTTTAGGAAACGCTACACCAGGTGGTATTGCCGCCGGCGTAATTAATTGGGTATTGGGTATACTAGCCTTACTAGCGATTTGTTTAGTAATTTACGGTGGAATTTTATGGATGACATCGGCCGGCAATGAGGAACAAGTGAAAAAAGCCAAAGATATACTTTTTGGTGCGTTAATTGGCGTGGTAATTATTTTAGCATCCTATGGTGCTACCCAATATGTCTTTACGAACCTGGTCGATATTACTACTTAACTTTTTATTAGTTGGTGTTTTACCAATTATTCCGGCGTTGGCTTATGAACAGCGGCCGTTGGATTATTATCAAAATGATATTCAGGTCAATACCGGCTTAGGTGGCTATGATAATGTTGGTAGTGAAGGGCCAGTGGAGACAGCCTCGCGGGCAATCAATATATTACTTGGTTTACTAGGTACATTAACTTTGTGTTTAGTTATTTACGCCGGCTTTTTGTGGATGACAGCACAAGGTAATGAGGAACAAGCCAAAAAAGCCAAAGATATTTTATCTGGTGCTGTGATTGGAATAGTCATCATTCTCGCCTCCTACGGAATAACCAATTACGTTTTTAGGAGTTTAGTGAATATCACAAACTAACACTACAAATAATAAGCCAAATATCTGTAGTAGTACTACAGATATTTTGATAAAATTCTGTAGTTTCACTAAATTAATCTTCCCGGAATACACCTCCCCAACCCTCCTATTCTAGGAGGGAGCAAGAAATAATCTAATTCTTTATCTTACCCTTCCTACAATAGGAAGGGTGCTCGAGTCCGCGAGGGCGGGATGGTGTTCTGAGATTCAAGACTTCAAGTTGACAGTACTGATTTTTATTGATAACCTTTATCAATAAAGAGCGCCACCTAAGATTGGGGCGCTTTTATGTATATACGATCGTCGAATCGAAATATTCTTCAATATGATCAGAAGCTTAGATGGATTGCAAAATCATTGAGAAAAAATGCTACAGAAGCTGAACGGTTACTCTGGCAAGAATTACGATCCAGAAAACTTGGTTACAAGTTTAGACGTCAACATGCACTCCATGGTTACATTGTTGATTTTTATTGTTACGCAAAAATGTTAGTAATTGAAGTTGATGGATCTATTCATGATGCTAAAATAGATCATGATCGCTCAAAAGATGACATTTTAAAATTAAACGGTTTCAAAGTGATTCGGTTCACAAATGAAGCAGTTATATACCATCTCACAGAAGTCACAAATACCATACAGCATTATCTAGCTCAATAAATGCTCCTGCTCCCTTCCTACAATAGGAAGGGCTGGGGATGGTGTACTCTAAGCCCCCGTCGCTGTTTGGAATATACTAAACGTGAAACTGAGTAAGGCGTAGCTAGCTAGCACTACGGCTAATCCAATTACTGCCCAAATTAGTATTTTTTTGCCTTTAGTGACCATTTCTTCATTTCCATGGGAAAAGATTAAATTCATTCCGCCCCACACAAACATCAACAAAGCTAGTGAACCAACAATACCCAATAATATTTGAATAAGAATCGCAATTATTACGGTGATAGAGGCTTGTGATGTTGAACCAAACGGTGGTTTCAAGAAAGTAGGTTTTGTAACGGAAGTGGGTGTAGTTGGCGTTGTAGTAGTGGTAGTAGTCGTTGGACTAATTGTACAAGAACTACACGTGGTATCGCATGCAGAAGTATCATTAAGTGGATCACACTTATCAGTATAACATGCAGTTAGATCGAATGTTGGATCGAAACTGGGATCGGTCGGGTCAAGATCTAAAGCGTCGCAGGTAGCTTCACAGGACGCTACTTCTGCCGCTGCTTTATCTTCACATTTATTCAGACAATCTTTGCATTCGTCAGCCTGTACGGGTGCTTTTGGTACGCCAAGCAACACAACTACTAGGCTTAATAAAAGTGGAAACAAGAATTTGTATGGCATGGTCTTACAATTAAGCGCCGGAGGCGGTTTTTAATATTCCAAAAACGAAGCTGGTTAGGGCATAGGCACTTAAAACAATCACTAAACCAATGGTTGCCCAGATGAGAGTACTTTTCCCTTTTTTGAGATTTTCTTCATTACCACCGGAAAACACCATGTGTAATCCACCCCAAATAAACATTAACAAAGCCCCAGAACCAACTATGCCGAGTAATACTTGAATAATAATGGCTATAACGGTTGTAATGGTGACACTGGCAGCATCACCAACTGGCGAGAAACCGGTGTCGGTAGCCAAGGTGATCAGTGGAACCAAGAAACCAATAGATGTAATTAATATGGGTGGTAGTTTGGATTTCATTTTAGTTTGGCACAGATTGTATCAGGTTTCGCACACGTTACCGTAGTATTAAAATCGTACTTAGTATTACTTTTTACTGTAGTTGCATCAACACAGTCATATCCTGTATGACCTTCAAGGACAAATTGTTGACAACCATCTATACAAGCACATTGATTCTTCGTATTTTTAGTGGAATCTTTAATCAGACTCATATCGGTTGTATCTTCACCGCTACATTTTACATCGGCTGTTGTATTAGCACGCCAACAATAACAAGTTGGATCTTTTATATTTTTACATGTGCCTATGCTGCACTTATCACTAATATTATGAGTCATACACTGTGCCGGTGCTGGTGGATTGCAGGCGCCAAGATCCCACCAGTTGTTACTGAATACTTTGGTGGTGGAAGTCCCGCCGGATAGGGCGGCAGCGCGGACAATAATATTAACTGCCAACCAGGCAATAAACACAATGGCTAAACCGGTCACCGTACCAATTAATATTTTTTTGCCGGTTTCAACGCGGGTTTCAACACCGGCTGAAAAAATCAACATGAGTCCACCGGCCACAAACATCAATAAGGCCAAACCTCCCAAGATACTGGCAATCAAGTTAGCGGCATTTACGAAGACACGAGTGATATCACAAATATCGCAACCACCGGCATCTTGGCATTCTTTTGGAACAATATTTATCCAACTGCTAGGGCTACTGGTGGTAGCGGTAGTCGGCACTTGAGCTAGAGCTGTCTGAGATAATCCAAAAACAAAAAAAACTGAGCCAGTAACAAGTAAACAGAATCTGGAAAACTTATTCATAGGTTAATTCTACCTTACTGGCGGTATTTTCAACAGCGGTGAGAATATCTAATCGGCCAGCGTTAACAATATCAATCATATCGGCAAAAGCCTGCTCGGTTTCGGCTGGTTTTTTGCCCGCATACCAGCTTTGGGCAGTTAAAGTTTCGTTAGCAAAGACAGCTAGATCAAAATTGTCTTTTTGGCTCTCCAATAAACTGCGTAGAGCGGTTGGTTTTGGATTTTTATCAAGCATGGCTTTTACATTCGTCTCAGAAGTAGTTAGAGCCTGAATAAAAGCCCAAGATTCATTGGGGTGAGCTGAGTTTACCGACACAGACTCTAACCAGTAGTTGGCGTAATTAATAGCGGTCAGCGGGTCAGCCGTTACTTGTGGAACCGGAGCGATGCCGATATCAAGTTGATCACCACTATTTTTCATGGAGTCTTTATTGTAGTAATAACCAAAGTAATAGACTAATTTACCGGCTAAAAATTGTTCTAAAGCATCGGGCTGATCTTTATTCCAGCTGTACCAATCAACGGCTGGGTTAGCAAAACTGGTATAAAAATCTACGGCTTGAACACCGGGGGTGACTTCATCATTGCGGTTCTCACCTTGAGCAAATGTCACATTAGTTCCCGAACTCATAGTGGCGCCATTTTGCATCATCAAAAGCGAAACAATATCAAACATTCTTGGAACGTTTTCGCTGGTACCCAAAGCTGCGCCAGCTTGAATAATATTGTCATTGACGTCAGTTAGGGTAAGTTGGGGTACCTGTTTAACGAAATCATCCCAAGTAGTGGCTGGTTGTGGAATATTCGCCGCATCTAGTAGTGTTTTGTTGTAGTACAATACCAATGTATCCATACTTAACGGTAAACCATACACTTGACTAGTACCAGTGGCACTAGATTTAACCACATCATCGTATACTACTTGTGGGAATAATACGTTTACATCTTGAGCAGTAGTTCCTTTCAATGCTTCACTCGCTACGACGGTATTTTTTTGGCCAAGTGATTGTGTCACAGTGACGGACGTTAATTTTAATGAGCTAGGCATTGGCGAAATCAGGTTTTGAAATGAGCCAATATGACTATTGGGTACAGAAAACATATCTGGTCCTTTACCCTGCGCCCACGCCTCGATAAGCTTACCTTCATATTCATCTTGCCGGAAGGTTTTTATTTCAACAGAGATATAAGGATATTTAACAGCAAAAGCATCGATGACTGGTTGAATATCTTCACTCGATGTGTAAACTGTCCAGTACTCTAAAGTAAACGGAGCCGGTTGTGTACCAGAACCGCGGCAAACGGCGCCACTTGAGATTAACCAAACGCACATTAAACTTAAACCAATCAGCGAGCGTTTCATGGTTAATACTGTAGCAAATTTAGCAATTTTTTAAAAGCCGGATGTTGTTTAGCGGCGTCTAAATCTGCTAAACGTTTAATTGGCCAAAACCGTTGTAACCGGTTAACCAACACATATTGCGATGGCAGATCAACATCACAGGCAAAACGTTCGAGTTGAATCACGTTACCCTCAGTGATAGTTTTTTCAGCCAGCACCCAAGGCAGGTCGTTATCAAATTTTAGTAAATCAGATAATGTAAACCAAAAAGTATTTGTGTTTAGCCAAGGAAGGGCGGCATAATCAAAATCTGGCGGAAATTTCATTTGTTCAACAATGGTCATTTTACCATCTACTAAGCACGGCACACCACCTTGATCAGCAGCTGATTTGTCTACTATCTCAACGGTTCGCCCGAGCTGACTTTTAATATGTTGTCCTAGTAGAACAACATCTAATGTAGCAGCAATATTATCAATGTTAGAAAAAAATAAATATTTTACATTTGGAATTTGTTCATGTGCTAAATAATCACGCAACAGGTAAACGAAATCACCGTGGCCACAAGGCGCCCAGGATAATTTTCCTTGTTGGTCAACAAACACATCAATGTCTTCACGCACAGCGGTGTTGGTAAAGCGCGGGATATGTTCTTGCTGCACAACAAAATGAATGCGCGTTGGATCAAGCGCAGAATATTTTTTATACAACATGTCTAAATGTTCACGGGTTGGTTGATCAGTTACAAAACTGTTCATGATTACAACCGGTGGATGACTTGCTAGGTGATGAGTTTTAGTTACTCTTAATAAATCAAGTATCTTTAACTCTAAATAACTAATGTCATCAATTACTGGGCTAACACCCTTAGCTAGATTTGAACCATATCTGGTAGCGGCGCCGCCGTTTAACCAGAATAATAATAACTCATCATGTTTTAGAGCGGTTATACCAATGTTACTAGAACCAGCATCATATTGGACAATATTTTTTGGCTCCGGAACCAGTAATTGAGTAGGCGATAACACAAAACTCGTCTGATCTAGTTCACCGGACTGTAGTTTAATATGTAAGGCTTTAATGTGAGCCGGATCAACCCCTTTAGTCAGTAATTGTTGTTTAATTTCAGCCTGATCTATATGCAACATGCCGCCAATTATACCAAAAGTAAAATATATAGTATACTATCAGGGTATGCGTAAGATTAGTGCCACTGATAAGGCACAAAAAACAAAAACACTACAACTGGTGCAAGATAATTTTGGAACGGCCACGGCCAAGTTGTATCGCTCAACTTTTACCGGCTTGCCGATTGATTATTTTGAAAAAGCAGTGGATAAGTTATTAGTAGATCAGCTTGGCTATCAAGCGGCGTATCATTTAATTCATCAAACTAATAAAAAGCCGTGACTTTGCTAAACCGTTTTTTGTCGATTGCTCTCGTTGCCACAGTCGTTGGAACGATTTGGTCGTATTGGTTATTGTCTTCAGAAACATACTTTACTAATGGGTGGCAAATATTTGTTGGGTTAGCTGCACCAGCCTTAGCCGTGTGTGCTGGCATTTTGGTTATATCGGTAGTCGGGTTAGATTCCATCCAGGGACGAATCTTAGGTCTAATCGTTGGGGGAACAATGCTGTGGGCTGTTGGAGAATTATTTGGTGGATTCAACCTGTTTTCATTGTTAGCTTACCCATTAGTTTTAATGGGTTTTTGTCAACAAATACGTTATTTAAAAAATGTTCGTTCTACCGCGACGGGTTTTTTCATAACTACTGTGGTGTTAACCGCGATCATTGGCTGGGCAGTAATATATTTAATATTTGTCCCGAATGTAATATTTTGGGGTGGTGTCACCAGCACGGTAATAATAATTTTAGAATTAATGTGTGTGACGATTATTTGTGCAGTACGCGGCGGTAAATTATTTTATCCTTGGTTAGCACTCGGTCTGGGTTTTGGACTCATTTTTTCAGCCGGTATAGAATCGATTTGTTTAAATGGTGCAGTTTTAGTTGGAGTAAAAGTTTTAGGGTATCTGTTGATTGGTTATGGGTTTAACCAATTCGTGGTACTAATCTATGCAGCACAAAACTCAGTAAAACTAGCCGGTAAATATAAAGCTAAATTAAAGTCTTTAAAATAGAATGGACTTGATAACTCCATAATATAGGGGATTCGGGATGCTTCGGGGAACAGCGCAGTAATCGTACTGCTGCTCACCCAGGCGCACCCCATGCTTGCAACCCCTTCAACCGCCGATGCTGAATCTTCTCCGTCTTCGTGTTGAAGACAAGAAGCTCTCCATTTTGGAATAAGAAGAACCACTTGCCCTTGAAGAAGTATGCCTCAGCAAGGGTGGTGTTGTGGAGGACATGTGGTTCACTCCACATGAACCTACCCGGAACCATTTCCACGTACTGGATATAGTTCGTGGGATAGGTGTCGAGCTCGTCCCCATTGAGGGGGATCCAGTGCCCCACATAGACACAGATCTTCTCGTGATCCATGTAGGGCTCGACGATCATGACCCTAGTTGTATGAACCTTATACAGGAACTTGAGGGTGTTCAACTCGAACAACCACTCATGATCACAGAGACCCCCCTGCTTGGGCGGGTCGGCGGCCAACACGAAGTTAGGGCAGAAGAACACGAACAGGAACACCATGACCGTCATGACGTGACGCATGTGAATTCTCCGGGTCGTGCGGGTTGAGTAGTGTGCACGACTGACAAGTTTTTAGATGAAAAATGGGTTTTTGTCA
This portion of the Patescibacteria group bacterium genome encodes:
- a CDS encoding UTP--glucose-1-phosphate uridylyltransferase, which translates into the protein MLHIDQAEIKQQLLTKGVDPAHIKALHIKLQSGELDQTSFVLSPTQLLVPEPKNIVQYDAGSSNIGITALKHDELLLFWLNGGAATRYGSNLAKGVSPVIDDISYLELKILDLLRVTKTHHLASHPPVVIMNSFVTDQPTREHLDMLYKKYSALDPTRIHFVVQQEHIPRFTNTAVREDIDVFVDQQGKLSWAPCGHGDFVYLLRDYLAHEQIPNVKYLFFSNIDNIAATLDVVLLGQHIKSQLGRTVEIVDKSAADQGGVPCLVDGKMTIVEQMKFPPDFDYAALPWLNTNTFWFTLSDLLKFDNDLPWVLAEKTITEGNVIQLERFACDVDLPSQYVLVNRLQRFWPIKRLADLDAAKQHPAFKKLLNLLQY
- a CDS encoding pilin, which translates into the protein MPYKFLFPLLLSLVVVLLGVPKAPVQADECKDCLNKCEDKAAAEVASCEATCDALDLDPTDPSFDPTFDLTACYTDKCDPLNDTSACDTTCSSCTISPTTTTTTTTPTTPTSVTKPTFLKPPFGSTSQASITVIIAILIQILLGIVGSLALLMFVWGGMNLIFSHGNEEMVTKGKKILIWAVIGLAVVLASYALLSFTFSIFQTATGA
- a CDS encoding pilin; amino-acid sequence: MMRRIILSGFILLVSAQQTLAVGFLPTNDDTGLLNTTASNSLALGKAQPTTVALNLINAGLSLLAAVCVGLLIYAGFLWVWARGNTEEVKKAKDILTGTVLGLIVILASLGITRFVFTTVGNITGATIVNNASE
- a CDS encoding endonuclease domain-containing protein: MYIRSSNRNILQYDQKLRWIAKSLRKNATEAERLLWQELRSRKLGYKFRRQHALHGYIVDFYCYAKMLVIEVDGSIHDAKIDHDRSKDDILKLNGFKVIRFTNEAVIYHLTEVTNTIQHYLAQ
- a CDS encoding pilin; translated protein: MNKFKSTVTRFAYLGIGAVGMLTAAATNASSLTVDQLDNTGITDAMILGNASPEALVISVINWVLGILALIAVVLILVGGFRWMTAGGNEEKVEGAKKTLYAALIGLVIILAGWGVSVYVINNLLNFTGASSVSTG
- a CDS encoding pilin, with translation MNKFSRFCLLVTGSVFFVFGLSQTALAQVPTTATTSSPSSWINIVPKECQDAGGCDICDITRVFVNAANLIASILGGLALLMFVAGGLMLIFSAGVETRVETGKKILIGTVTGLAIVFIAWLAVNIIVRAAALSGGTSTTKVFSNNWWDLGACNPPAPAQCMTHNISDKCSIGTCKNIKDPTCYCWRANTTADVKCSGEDTTDMSLIKDSTKNTKNQCACIDGCQQFVLEGHTGYDCVDATTVKSNTKYDFNTTVTCAKPDTICAKLK